The Cucurbita pepo subsp. pepo cultivar mu-cu-16 chromosome LG08, ASM280686v2, whole genome shotgun sequence genome contains a region encoding:
- the LOC111800556 gene encoding Werner Syndrome-like exonuclease yields the protein MEFSCSSNRAGASTELSVCSSPSSSYSFSLSEFDQPFTEQQLQAIEAIEAAYQSTTAKRRRENEVLCVSPNSGRRLPRSISSLQSPHSSPLSPCRVTSKMRFPALKFGGRIVYSRTASEVDRASRELAKKINSMRKGMDQITIGFDIEWKPTFRRGVPPGKAAVMQLCLDHSQCHVMHIIHSGIPRSLQALLEDDTLSKAGVGIVNDAMKVFKDHNVSIKAVDEISNLANRKLAGVPKKWSLGSLTEALISKELPKPSKIRLGNWEVAVLSKEQLHYAATDAFASWYLHEILKGFPDPQEAADSEGDEEPICVMPQ from the exons ATGGAATTCTCCTGCAGTAGCAACCGTGCCGGAGCGTCGACGGAGCTCTCCGTCTGTTCTTCACCTTCTTCGTCGTATTCGTTCTCCTTGTCGGAGTTCGATCAGCCATTTACTGAACAGCAACTCCAGGCGATCGAGGCCATTGAAGCTGCATATCAGTCCACCACCGCCAAAAGGCGACGAGAAAATGAGGTCTTGTGTGTTTCTCCCAACTCCGGCCGTCGATTGCCTCGCTCCATTTCGTCTCTCCAGTCTCCACATTCTTCTCCATTATCGCCCTGTCGAG TTACCTCGAAGATGAGATTTCCTGCCTTGAAATTTGGTGGCCGAATTGTTTATAGTAGAACTGCTAGTGAGGTAGATAGAGCATCCAGGGAGCTAGCAAAGAAAATCAACTCCATGAGGAAAGGAATGGATCAAATTACTATCGGATTCGATATCGAGTGGAAACCCACGTTTAGAAGAG GTGTTCCACCCGGAAAGGCAGCAGTCATGCAACTGTGCTTGGACCATTCACAGTGCCATGTGATGCATATCATTCATTCAGGAATACCCCGAAGTTTGCAGGCTCTTCTTGAAGATGACACACTCAGTAAG GCTGGAGTTGGCATTGTTAATGATGCTATGAAAGTTTTTAAAGATCATAACGTGTCTATCAAAGCAGTCGACGAGATCTCGAATCTAGCTAATCGAAAGCTTGCTGGAGTTCCCAAAAAATGGAGCCTTGGATCTTTAACTGAGGCGCTCATATCAAAAGAG CTTCCAAAACCGAGCAAGATCAGACTTGGAAACTGGGAGGTCGCTGTGTTATCTAAGGAGCAACTGCATTATGCTGCCACAGACGCCTTTGCTTCTTGGTACTTACATGAG ATCTTAAAGGGATTTCCAGATCCTCAAGAAGCAGCAGATTCAGAGGGAGATGAGGAACCAATATGTGTGATGCCACAATGA
- the LOC111800710 gene encoding adenosylhomocysteinase-like: MSLLVDKTSTGREYKVKDMAQADFGRLEIDLAEVEMPGLMACRTEYGPSQPFKGARITGSLHMTIQTAVLMETLTALGAEVRWCSCNIFSTQDHAAAAMARDSAAVFAWKGETLQEYWWCTERSLDWGPDGGPDLIVDDGGDVTLLIHEGFKAEEVFEKSGTLPDPSSSTNSEFQIVLTIIRDGLKTDPKRYHRMKDRLVGVSEETTTGVKRLYQMQANGTLLFPAINVNDSVTKSKFDNLYGCRHSLPDGLMRATDVMIAGKVAVVCGYGDVGKGCAFALKQGGARVIITEIDPICALQALMEGFQVLTLNDIVSEADIFVTTTGNKDIIMVSDMKKMKNNAIVSNIGHFDNEIDINGLETYPGVKRITIKPQTDRWVFPETNSGIIVLAEGRLMNLGCATGHPSFVMSCSFTNQVIAQLELWKEKSSGKYEKKVYVLPKHLDEKVAALHLGKLGAKLTKLTKDQADYISVPIEGPYKPAHYRY; this comes from the exons ATGTCTTTATTGGTAGACAAAACCAGCACTGGCCGTGAGTACAAGGTCAAGGACATGGCTCAAGCTGATTTCGGTCGCCTTGAGATCGATCTAGCTGAGGTTGAAATGCCTGGATTAATGGCTTGCAGAACCGAATATGGACCATCGCAGCCTTTCAAGGGAGCGAGAATCACTGGATCTCTTCACATGACGATCCAAACTGCCGTCCTCATGGAAACCCTAACCGCTCTCGGCGCTGAAGTCCGTTGGTGCTCCTGCAACATTTTCTCGACTCAGGACcacgccgccgccgccatgGCTCGCGATAGCGCCGCCGTGTTCGCCTGGAAAGGCGAGACTCTGCAGGAGTACTGGTGGTGCACCGAGCGGTCCTTAGATTGGGGCCCCGACGGTGGTCCGGATCTGATCGTTGACGATGGTGGCGATGTTACGCTGTTGATCCACGAAGGATTCAAGGCGGAGGAGGTCTTTGAAAAATCAGGGACGCTACCGGATCCTTCTTCAAGTACCAACTCTGAGTTTCAGATTGTGCTCACCATTATCAGAGATGGATTGAAGACCGATCCTAAGAGGTACCACAGGATGAAGGATAGATTGGTTGGTGTCTCGGAGGAGACAACCACTGGTGTTAAGAGGTTGTACCAGATGCAGGCTAATGGAACTTTGCTGTTCCCCGCCATTAATGTCAATGACTCTGTCACTAAGAGCAAG TTTGATAACTTGTATGGATGCCGCCACTCACTCCCTGATGGTTTGATGAGAGCTACTGATGTCATGATTGCTGGCAAGGTTGCTGTTGTGTGTGGCTATGGAGATGTTGGCAAGGGCTGTGCCTTCGCCCTCAAGCAAGGTGGAGCTCGTGTGATTATCACAGAGATAGACCCAATCTGTGCCCTCCAGGCATTGATGGAAGGCTTCCAGGTCTTGACCCTTAACGACATTGTCTCCGAGGCTGACATTTTTGTCACCACCACAGGCAACAAGGACATAATCATGGTGAGTGacatgaagaagatgaagaacaatgcAATCGTCAGCAATATCGGTCACTTCGATAACGAGATCGACATAAATGGGCTCGAAACTTACCCTGGAGTGAAGCGGATTACAATCAAGCCTCAAACCGATAGGTGGGTCTTCCCCGAAACTAACTCGGGCATCATCGTGCTCGCTGAGGGACGGCTGATGAACTTGGGATGTGCCACTGGCCACCCCAGCTTTGTGATGTCCTGCTCGTTCACAAACCAAGTGATTGCACAGCTTGAGCTTTGGAAGGAGAAGAGCTCTGGAAAGTATGAGAAGAAGGTCTATGTTTTGCCTAAGCATCTTGATGAGAAAGTTGCTGCTCTTCACCTTGGCAAGCTTGGAGCTAAGCTCACTAAGCTCACTAAGGACCAGGCTGACTACATTAGCGTCCCCATTGAAGGTCCTTACAAGCCTGCTCACTACAGGTATTGA
- the LOC111800492 gene encoding protein RALF-like 31, which translates to MAKPTTLFFLLSILLLPLTFLQTLFPFCDAVLDLRSLKGNQIDLMPKGVCNQKIGECLTEPEMESEISRRVLMMQKRYISYETLRRDMVPCSRPGVSYYECHPGPANSYDRGCEVITRCARDVHDINT; encoded by the coding sequence ATGGCAAAACCCACCACtctgttcttccttctttccatCCTCCTCCTTCCACTCACTTTCCTTCAAACCCTTTTCCCCTTCTGCGATGCTGTTCTTGATCTCAGATCTTTGAAGGGCAACCAAATCGATTTAATGCCCAAAGGGGTTTGCAATCAGAAGATCGGAGAGTGCTTAACAGAGCCAGAAATGGAATCGGAGATCAGTAGGCGAGTGTTGATGATGCAGAAGAGGTATATAAGCTATGAAACTCTTAGAAGGGATATGGTTCCTTGTTCTAGACCAGGGGTTTCTTATTATGAATGCCATCCTGGTCCGGCGAATTCGTATGATCGAGGGTGCGAGGTTATTACTAGATGTGCTAGAGATGTGCATGATATAAACACTTGA
- the LOC111800493 gene encoding heat stress transcription factor A-5-like: MEGAAGGGGTGGAGPAPFLIKTYDMVDESATDKIVSWTSSKKSFVVWNPPEFARLLLPTFFKHNNFSSFIRQLNTYGFKKIDSERWEFANDDFIKDQKHLLKNIHRRKPIHSHSTPPGSLGDPERAAFEDEIDRLSRKKTTLEADISRFKQQKSTAKTQLQDLTVKVESMEKRQKNLLAFLEKAVQNPSFVEHLARRVESMDFTAFNKKRRLPSADHSQPVLENSFLDNHSSSRSGSGNIFHQDFSHKMRLETSSVSDINLLSCSTQSSNEGGGSSQRNMSKLDTRGVQESHHFAAETLDLSDTGTSFVLKRDSSLSGKSPNDESPCLHSLQPNVSSKEDGESHISCHLNLTLASSSLRVNDADYLGRMPQLGQNLRKSSGSKVNSNGKESDMRLFTKNINLDEGTTTLCLKETSSNNHGPPANPVRVNDVFWEQFLTERPGCPESEEASSNYRENLYKEPDEGRSGLSL, from the exons ATGGAGGGAGCTGCTGGCGGCGGAGGCACTGGCGGTGCTGGTCCAGCGCCGTTTCTCATCAAGACCTACGATATGGTCGATGAATCTGCCACCGACAAGATCGTCTCGTGGACTTCTTCGAAGAAGAGCTTTGTGGTATGGAATCCGCCTGAATTCGCTCGCCTTCTTCTTCCTACGTTTTTCAAGCATAACAACTTCTCCAGCTTCATTCGGCAGCTTAATACCTAT GGGTTTAAGAAGATTGATTCTGAGAGGTGGGAATTTGCAAATGATGATTTCATAAAGGATCAAAAGCATCTGCTGAAAAACATCCACCGTCGAAAACCAATTCATAGTCACAGTACTCCTCCAGGATCTCTTGGAGATCCAGAAAGAGCTgcttttgaagatgaaatagATAGGCTATCGCGTAAAAAAACTACACTTGAAGCCGATATCTCTAGGTTCAAACAGCAAAAATCGACTGCTAAAACTCAGTTGCAAGATCTAACGGTGAAGGTGGAAAGCATGGAAAAAAGGCAGAAGAATTTATTGGCATTTTTAGAAAAGGCTGTTCAGAACCCTTCTTTTGTTGAGCATCTTGCTCGGAGAGTCGAGTCTATGGACTTTACAGCGTTTAACAAAAAGAGACGATTGCCTTCAGCTGATCATTCACAGCCAGTCCTTGAAAATAGTTTTTTGGATAACCATAGCAGTTCCAGATCTGGATCTGGGaatatttttcatcaagatttCTCACATAAGATGAGATTAGAAACTTCGAGCGTATCGGATATTAACTTACTTTCATGTAGCACTCAGAGTTCAAATGAAGGAGGGGGAAGTTCACAAAGAAACATGTCAAAACTTGACACTAGAGGTGTCCAAGAAAGTCATCATTTTGCAGCTGAAACATTAGATCTTTCAGACACTGGGACATCATTTGTATTGAAGAGGGATTCATCTTTGTCGGGGAAATCGCCTAACGACGAGAGTCCATGTCTGCACTCACTGCAACCAAATGTTAGTTCCAAAGAAGATGGAGAGAGTCACATTTCCTGTCATTTAAATCTCACTCTTGCATCTTCTTCCCTGCGAGTCAACGATGCTGATTATTTGGGTAGAATGCCACAACTGGGTCAGAATCTTCGAAAATCCTCAGGTTCGAAAGTAAATTCAAATGGAAAAGAATCAGACATGAGACTGTTCACTAAAAACATAAATCTCGATGAGGGAACCACTACGCTTTGTCTCAAAGAGACCTCAAGTAACAATCACGGACCTCCAGCCAACCCTGTAAGAGTCAATGATGTATTCTGGGAACAGTTTCTTACCGAAAGACCGGGTTGTCCCGAAAGTGAAGAGGCAAGTTCTAATTACAGGGAAAATCTATACAAGGAGCCAGACGAGGGGAGATCGGGCCTATCACTTTAA
- the LOC111800999 gene encoding trihelix transcription factor ASIL2-like has protein sequence MVSSAMDSPSSPNDGSPPSNPLQPLPISTPLPLPSNPPPQPVASASSRRLPPPCWTHDETIALIDSYRDKWYSLRRGNLKATHWQEVADSVSHRCPNASPPKTAVQCRHKMEKLRKRYRTELQRARSMPLSRFTSSWVHFKQMDAMEKGPSAKPDESDTGGEEDDEDEEDDQELYEEFRNAGASAARSVRKLYGNGITSGGSNTGGGGNGGDGAAAGGFRIRIPTGVSIAQPGLKNYPKAEHKMNPNPNSNPNSGTNMNPAAVNFGTRVVRESNPVRPATGKRGERERERDPVTEMVSAIKALGDGFVRMERMKMEMAREIEAMRMDMEIKRTEMILDSQQRIVEAFAKAVSENKKKIKRIPSPGS, from the coding sequence ATGGTTTCCTCTGCTATGGATTCTCCCTCGTCGCCGAACGACGGATCTCCTCCTTCCAATCCCCTTCAGCCGCTGCCGATTTCTACCCCTTTGCCTCTTCCATCGAATCCGCCGCCTCAGCCTGTAGCCTCGGCGTCATCTCGCCGTCTTCCGCCTCCCTGCTGGACTCACGATGAGACAATTGCTCTCATCGATTCGTATCGAGACAAGTGGTATTCTCTCCGTCGCGGGAATCTCAAAGCCACTCACTGGCAGGAGGTTGCTGATTCCGTTTCGCATAGATGTCCTAACGCGTCGCCGCCGAAGACCGCCGTACAGTGCCGTCATAAGATGGAGAAGCTCCGGAAGCGGTACCGGACTGAGCTTCAGCGGGCCAGGTCTATGCCGCTTTCGCGATTTACATCGTCTTGGGTTCATTTTAAGCAGATGGATGCTATGGAGAAGGGCCCGTCGGCGAAGCCAGATGAGTCGGATACCGGTGGGGAGGAGGATGATGAAGACGAGGAAGATGATCAAGAACTGTACGAGGAGTTTAGGAACGCTGGGGCTTCTGCGGCTCGGAGTGTGAGGAAATTGTACGGAAATGGAATTACCAGTGGGGGAAGTAACACTGGTGGCGGTGGTAATGGCGGAGATGGAGCCGCTGCCGGAGGGTTTCGGATTCGAATTCCAACAGGTGTGAGTATAGCGCAACCAGGGTTGAAAAATTATCCGAAAGCGGAACACAAGAtgaaccctaaccctaactcAAATCCAAACTCTGGGACGAACATGAACCCTGCAGCTGTTAATTTCGGAACCAGAGTCGTGAGGGAGTCGAATCCGGTGAGGCCGGCGACGGGGAAGAGaggggaaagggaaagggaacgAGATCCAGTTACAGAGATGGTGTCCGCCATTAAAGCTCTCGGAGATGGGTTTGTAAGAATGGAGCGGATGAAGATGGAAATGGCCAGAGAAATCGAAGCCATGAGAATGGATATGGAGATCAAACGAACAGAGATGATTCTGGATTCACAGCAGCGGATCGTGGAGGCTTTTGCCAAGGCAGTTTCagagaacaagaagaagatcaagagAATTCCTTCTCCAGGGTCCTAA
- the LOC111799959 gene encoding nucleolin-like, with the protein MPPRTVKRGAASAGSKRGGRVTRGTPNKKQQPPEREVAEETVKVEEVSVVEVETKEIPEEVTVQEKSPVVEDEPVIPNMPVVVEDEPVILNKPVVVKEKPPVAIDVEEVEPSHEVGSDSKPLVPPKKEVKDEEFGKDERLDLEDNDPESEPEEEFDEKEIGQPDVQEMVYGEGEPEDNVGDGEGVMGVDDVEDVQEDHEGEEDDQQVAEGHEHAGMVDADEDEHHEVVEERRKRKEFEVFVGGLDKDVKEEDLKKVFSAVGEVTEVRLMMNPQTKKNKGFAFLRFATVEEAKRAVSELKNPVINGKQCGVTPSQDSDTLFLGNICKTWKKDVLKEKLKHYGVDNVEDLTLVEDSNNEGLNRGFAFLEFSSRLDAMDAFKRLQKRDVVFGVDRPAKVSFADSFIDPGDEIMAQVKTVFVDSLPGSWDEVFVRGLLKKYGEIEKIELARNMPSAKRKDFGFVTFDTHDAAVFCAKSINNAELGEGDNKAKVRARLSRPLQRGKGKHASRADYWPGHATGRALRGSWGRPAPQSLPVRVRGVGSHFPPVSVKRPGGVRDRRPVIAMPERGRPIAPVARSYDRGPPVASYSKSSFKREYGRHEELHPSRSRVLIDYSSRVVPDRNASYREEYASSRTTAFSDPPRRDVPRRPYVDDDYGRRFERPPPPSYRDVRAREYDSLVGSKRPYSSLSDVPPAYADAGVRQSRSRLDYDYGAGASQYGDAYDSRIGRSNIGGYDGRSSISGSFSSDVGGMYSSSYGGDYMTRGSNVGGSSYSSMYHGRSAGGSSYMGSGGGSGSYY; encoded by the exons ATGCCTCCAAGGACGGTAAAGAGAGGGGCGGCATCAGCCGGATCGAAGAGAGGTGGAAGGGTCACAAGAGGGACACCGAATAAGAAACAACAGCCGCCGGAACGGGAGGTTGCCGAAGAGACGGTGAAGGTCGAGGAGGTCTCGGTGGTTGAGGTGGAAACCAAGGAGATTCCCGAGGAAGTAACGGTGCAGGAAAAAAGCCCTGTTGTCGAAGACGAGCCAGTCATTCCGAATATGCCGGTAGTTGTCGAAGATGAGCCAGTCATTCTGAATAAGCCGGTAGTTGTCAAGGAGAAGCCACCTGTTGCCATAGACGTTGAGGAGGTCGAACCTTCGCACGAAGTCGGATCGGATTCTAAACCCTTGGTTCCTCCTAAAA AAGAAGTAAAGGATGAAGAATTTGGAAAGGATGAACGCTTGGATCTTGAAGACAATGATCCTGAATCAGAACCTGAGGAGGAGtttgatgaaaaagaaattggacAACCGGATGTTCAGGAAATGGTATATGGAGAGGGTGAACCTGAGGACAATGTGGGCGATGGGGAGGGTGTTATGGGTGTAGATGATGTTGAGGATGTTCAGGAGGATCATGAGGGAGAGGAGGATGATCAGCAAGTTGCTGAAGGCCATGAGCATGCTGGCATGGTTGATGCCGATGAGGATGAGCATCATGAAGTTGTAGAGGAGAGGCGTAAGCGCAAAGAATTTGAAGTGTTTGTTGGGGGCTTGGACAAGGATGTAAAGGAGGAGGATTTAAAGAAAGTTTTCAGTGCAGTTGGTGAAGTTACTGAAGTCAGGCTAATGATGAACCCTCAGACGAAGAAGAATAAAGGTTTTGCATTTTTACGTTTTGCTACAGTTGAAGAGGCAAAACGTGCTGTGTCAGAGCTAAAGAATCCAGTG ATTAATGGGAAACAATGTGGTGTGACTCCAAGTCAAGACAGTGACACCCTTTTTCTTGGTAACATATGCAAGACATGGAAAAAGGATGTT CTGAAGGAGAAGTTGAAACATTATGGAGTTGATAATGTTGAGGATCTGACTTTGGTAGAAGATAGTAATAATGAAGGATTAAATCGTGGATTTgcttttttggaattttcatCTCGCTTGGATGCCATGGATGCCTTCAAGCGTCTTCAAAAAAGGGATGTTGTATTTGGAGTCGATAGACCTGCCAAAGTGTCTTTTGCAGATTCTTTTATAGATCCTGGTGATGAAATTATGGCCCAG GTCAAGACTGTTTTTGTTGATAGTCTCCCTGGCTCATGGGATGAGGTATTTGTTCGAGGACTTCTTAAGAAGTATGGGgagattgaaaaaattgaGCTTGCCCGAAATATGCCTTCAGCAAAGAGAAAGGACTTTGGTTTTGTTACGTTTGACACACATGATGCTGCAGTTTTCTGTGCAAAAAGTATTAACAACGCAGAGCTGGGTGAAGGGGACAACAAG GCTAAAGTAAGGGCTAGATTATCCAGACCACTGCAAAGGGGTAAAGGAAAACATGCAAGTCGTGCAGATTATTGGCCTGGGCATGCAACTGGACGAGCATTAAGGGGTTCTTGGGGGCGACCAGCTCCACAAAGTCTTCCAGTTCGAGTAAGAGGTGTCGGCAGCCATTTCCCACCTGTCAGTGTAAAGAGGCCTGGTGGGGTTAGAGATAGACGTCCCGTCATTGCAATGCCAGAACGAGGAAGACCTATTGCTCCTGTAGCAAGGTCTTATGACAGGGGACCTCCTG TTGCTTCTTACTCAAAGAGTAGTTTTAAAAGGGAGTATGGTCGACATGAGGAGCTGCATCCATCCAGAAGCAGGGTACTTATTGATTATTCCTCCAGGGTTGTACCTGATCGAAATGCATCTTACAGAGAGGAATATGCTTCTTCTCGTACAACTGCCTTCTCAGATCCACCTAGGAGAGATGTGCCTAGGAGACCTTATGTGGACGATGATTATGGTCGAAGGTTTGAGAGACCCCCTCCTCCAAGCTACCGTGATGTTCGTGCACGCGAATATGATTCCCTAGTTGGATCAAAACGTCCATATTCTTCATTG AGTGATGTGCCTCCAGCTTATGCTGATGCTGGTGTTCGTCAATCAAGAAGTCGTTTGGACTATGATTATGGTGCTGGTGCTTCTCAATATGGAGATGCCTACGACAGCAG GATTGGAAGATCAAATATTGGTGGATATGATGGTCGAAGCTCCATCTCAG GTTCTTTCAGTAGTGATGTTGGTGGAATGTACTCGTCGAGCTATGGTGGTGATTACATGACACGTGGTAGCAAt GTGGGTGGCAGCTCTTACTCATCAATGTACCATGGGCGCAGTGCAGGGGGCAGCAGTTATATGGGTAGTGGTGGCGGGTCTGGATCATACTATTGA
- the LOC111800754 gene encoding uncharacterized protein At1g28695-like, translating to MDFPPMKPPLITYGFLILFLIASFLLIVIGPSSSLNPLVFFPTSFQCHRSTSVESLDSRDELDLVLVKAAMANRTVVIAVINKAYADQDVKDDTTMLDVFLSSFWMGEDTRRLLDHLLLVAVDQTAYDRCRFQRLNCFKLETEGVDFGGEKLYMSDEFIKMMWRRTLFLLEVLKRGYSFIFTDTDVMWLRDPFGKLSKDETEDLQISTDHFNGNPWSSANPINTGFYFVRSNNRTIALFDQWYSMKNTTAGQKEQDVLFNLIRAGIIRRLNLKVRFLNTLFFSGFCQKSRDFNQVTTVHANCCRTIVAKIGDLRTTLGDWKRFRKSTNASEIFWWSDHVGCKKSWRH from the exons ATGGATTTCCCGCCGATGAAACCTCCTCTCATAACTTATGGATTTCTCATACTGTTCTTGATCGCTTCCTTTCTGTTGATCGTCATTGGTCCTTCTTCTAGTTTGAATCCTCTGGTTTTTTTCCCCACGAGCTTCCAATGCCATCGCTCCACTTCA GTTGAATCGCTCGATTCACGAGACGAACTTGATTTGGTGCTGGTGAAGGCGGCGATGGCGAACAGGACAGTCGTAATCGCGGTGATTAATAAAGCGTATGCGGATCAAGACGTGAAAGACGATACTACGATGCTCGATGTGTTTCTTAGTAGCTTTTGGATGGGAGAAGATACTCGACGATTGCtcgatcatcttcttctcGTCGCTGTCGATCAAACAGCGTATGATCGTTGCCGATTTCAGCGGCTGAATTGCTTCAAATTGGAGACGGAAGGCGTCGATTTCGGTGGAGAGAAGCTTTACATGTCTGACGAATTCATCAAAATGATGTGGAGAAGAACTCTGTTCCTTCTTGAAGTTCTCAAACGCGGTTACAGTTTCATTTTCACG GACACGGATGTAATGTGGCTGAGGGACCCATTTGGAAAGCTGAGCAAGGATGAAACGGAAGATCTTCAAATAAGCACAGATCACTTCAACGGAAATCCATGGTCCTCCGCCAATCCCATCAACACCGGCTTCTACTTTGTCCGATCCAACAACAGAACCATAGCGCTCTTCGATCAATGGTACTCCATGAAGAACACCACCGCCGGCCAAAAGGAACAGGACGTTCTCTTCAATCTCATCCGTGCCGGCATAATCCGGCGGCTCAATCTCAAGGTCAGGTTTCTCAACACTCTCTTTTTCAGTGGGTTTTGTCAGAAGAGTAGAGATTTCAACCAAGTTACCACTGTCCATGCCAATTGCTGTCGAACTATCGTCGCTAAGATTGGTGATCTTCGGACCACTCTCGGCGATTGGAAACGATTTAGGAAGTCGACCAATGCGTCGGAGATTTTCTGGTGGTCGGATCACGTTGGATGCAAGAAATCTTGGAGACATTGA